The Paenibacillus pabuli DNA segment GATCTGCAAGTTGAGGTTCCTCCACCTGGCGAATGGCGGAAGGCAGCACCTTCCCCGACTTCTGCCGAGATGCAAGCCAAAGTTGTCCATGCTCATCATATCCAGGCTAAACGCTATGCCAACAGCTCTGTGCGTTGGAATAGTCAGTTATCCGGAAGACTGCTCCGCCGAACTGCACGTCTTCCCGCGGAAGCAGACCATCTGCTCCAACACACACTGCAGGCCCTTAACTTAAGCATGCGTGCTCATGATCGCATTATCAAGATGGCACAAACGATTGCCGATCTGGATCATGACGGCGACATTTTAACTGCCCATGTGGCTGAGGCGATTCAGTATCGGCAGTTGGATCTGAATTTGTTCTAATCCCTTAGCAGCTCATAATATATAAAATCACTTTAAGGACGATCACTAAAAAACCGTTCAAGCCATCTCCTTCATTCCATTGAAAAAGGAGATCTTGAACGGTTTATTGGTTAAGGCGTGGACTGGCTTCCGGCTGCTTTAATCAAAAAGGGTAAGTTTGTCTTTGGCTGGTGTGCGCTCTTTCGCAGAAGGAATGACATCCGGATAACCCATGTAGACCATGCCGACAATTTTTTCACCAGCCTGAATGCCCAGTGGTTTGCGGAATTTCGGTGCATACAGGAACGGCTTGGTTACCCAAAAGGTCCCAATATCTTCACTCCATGCAGCCAGCATAAAGTTCTGCACAAGTGCGCTTACAGCTGCAAAGTCCTCGTCCCAAATATTTTGTCTCGGATCCTCTTCCAGAACCACAAGCATGATCGACGGTACTTGCATAATATTGGCTGAGAATTTGTTGTCTTCTCCCATCTCTGCCTCAATCGCATCTGCAAGTTTCTTCCGTCCATCTCCGGTAAATAACAAAAATCTCCACGGCTCACGCAATTTATGGTTAGGTGCCCAGACTGCGGTATCGAGCAGTTCAATAATCTGTTCTGTAGGCACAGCATCTTTCTTAAACTTTTTGACGGTGCGCCGGTTTTGAATGGCACTTCTCACTTCATTGACTGTATCGGTTTTAGTAGATTTGGTCACTGAACTTACCTCCCTATAGAAAATTTCCATTATAGCAAATTGAATTGTGATCCTAACCGACTTTTATAATAAATAAAATGCAATAAGCTTGGTTACATCCTTGATTATACAACGAACTGTTCTTCAAGTTCAAAGAATGCCAATGGAAACAGAGTTTGATTATTTTCACACAAAAAAGGTGTCTCTAAAATTGAGCCCACGAGGGGTCCATTTATTTTAGAAACACCGTAGTTTAATCGGTTTAGTTCATTCGTTCAGAACGCATTTTCAATGTGATCAACCGTTCCAATCTGACCTGCCACATCCAGCATTACAGCAACCACATCGAACCGAACTTGTAATTCTCTCTCTCTTGATTGTTGAAGATAAACCGCTGCCGTGGAACGAACCTGCTGCATTTTACGGACATCTACTGATTCCTGTGGTGTACCATAGTTTCCGGCTCCACTGCGGCTTCGTACCTCAACAAAAACGAGCAAATCACCTTGTGAAGCGATGATATCAATCTCTCCACGGCGACAACGCCAGTTTTGTTTGATAATTTGATAACCATGCTCACGCAGCCAACTGCAGGCCGCTTCTTCGCCTAACTTGCCTTTTTGCTGACGCGTAAGTTTGGAGGATGGGTCATGTCCAGGCCCAGGTAAGTGACTCACCATCTATCTTCTCCTTCTCGTCCGGA contains these protein-coding regions:
- a CDS encoding nitroreductase family protein; protein product: MTKSTKTDTVNEVRSAIQNRRTVKKFKKDAVPTEQIIELLDTAVWAPNHKLREPWRFLLFTGDGRKKLADAIEAEMGEDNKFSANIMQVPSIMLVVLEEDPRQNIWDEDFAAVSALVQNFMLAAWSEDIGTFWVTKPFLYAPKFRKPLGIQAGEKIVGMVYMGYPDVIPSAKERTPAKDKLTLFD
- a CDS encoding YraN family protein gives rise to the protein MVSHLPGPGHDPSSKLTRQQKGKLGEEAACSWLREHGYQIIKQNWRCRRGEIDIIASQGDLLVFVEVRSRSGAGNYGTPQESVDVRKMQQVRSTAAVYLQQSRERELQVRFDVVAVMLDVAGQIGTVDHIENAF